The following coding sequences are from one Phycisphaerales bacterium window:
- a CDS encoding tRNA (cytidine(34)-2'-O)-methyltransferase: MTPLFHVVLVAPQIPNNTGNIGRTCVATGSALHLVHPLAFDTSDKACRRAGLDYWPRLSVFEHASWDAFLAATSPPGERIWLLTTKASRSLFPSPSTPTANQVALSRGDFLVFGNEGQGLPESILVAYPDRLISLPMVPGERSLNLATAVCTVVYEGVRQALARGTARLDPQGRLLPDETTA; this comes from the coding sequence GTGACGCCGCTCTTCCACGTCGTCCTGGTCGCGCCCCAGATCCCCAACAACACGGGGAACATCGGGCGCACCTGTGTCGCGACCGGCTCCGCACTCCACCTCGTGCACCCGCTCGCGTTCGACACATCCGATAAGGCATGCCGACGGGCGGGGCTGGACTACTGGCCCCGCCTTTCCGTTTTTGAGCACGCCTCCTGGGACGCCTTCCTCGCCGCGACCTCGCCCCCGGGTGAGCGGATCTGGCTGCTGACGACCAAAGCCAGCCGCTCGCTCTTCCCCTCACCTTCGACCCCAACCGCGAACCAGGTCGCCCTCTCCCGCGGCGACTTCCTCGTCTTCGGCAACGAAGGCCAGGGCCTCCCCGAGTCCATCCTCGTCGCCTACCCCGACCGGCTCATCTCCCTCCCCATGGTCCCCGGCGAGCGATCCCTCAACCTCGCCACGGCCGTGTGCACCGTGGTCTACGAGGGCGTCCGCCAAGCCCTTGCCCGCGGCACCGCCCGCCTCGACCCCCAAGGCCGCCTCCTGCCGGACGAAACCACGGCCTAG
- a CDS encoding RNA methyltransferase, producing the protein MLIPLSSTSDPRLAPYLNLTDAQLRALDSQGGRPTFIAEGELVVRKLLASRYPLHSLVLATNAVDRLADLLPTLPPDVPVFTAPNDLLQQILGFAFHRGVLAAAFRTPNPPVTDLLASRVLIILENTANTDNIGSVFRNLACLAGRGSAVLLSPGCCDPLYRKALRVSIGHALTIPFTILEPWPTALDQVTEAGFTLLALTPSPSATPLHHLPPPTTPGSPRYALLLGAEGPGLTPAALARCPLHVRIPMAEGADSLNIATAAAIALSRLVNPQ; encoded by the coding sequence GTGCTCATCCCCCTCTCCTCCACCTCCGACCCCCGCCTCGCCCCCTACCTCAACCTCACCGACGCCCAGCTCCGCGCCCTCGACTCGCAAGGAGGCCGCCCCACCTTCATCGCGGAGGGCGAGCTCGTGGTCCGCAAGCTCCTCGCCTCCCGCTACCCGCTCCACTCGCTCGTGCTCGCCACTAACGCCGTCGACCGCCTGGCCGATCTCCTCCCCACCCTGCCGCCCGACGTCCCCGTCTTCACCGCCCCCAACGACCTCCTCCAGCAAATCCTCGGCTTCGCCTTCCACCGCGGCGTCCTCGCCGCCGCCTTCCGCACCCCCAACCCTCCCGTCACCGACCTCCTCGCCTCCCGTGTCCTCATCATCCTCGAGAACACCGCCAACACCGACAACATCGGCTCCGTCTTCCGCAACCTCGCCTGCCTCGCCGGCCGTGGCTCCGCCGTCCTCCTCTCCCCGGGCTGCTGCGACCCCCTCTACCGCAAGGCCCTCCGCGTCTCCATCGGTCACGCCCTGACCATCCCCTTCACCATCCTCGAACCCTGGCCGACCGCCCTCGATCAAGTCACCGAGGCAGGCTTCACCCTCCTCGCCCTCACCCCCAGCCCCTCCGCCACCCCCCTCCACCACCTCCCGCCCCCCACCACCCCCGGCAGCCCCCGCTACGCCCTCCTCCTGGGTGCCGAAGGCCCTGGCCTCACCCCCGCCGCCCTCGCTCGCTGCCCCCTCCACGTCCGCATCCCCATGGCCGAGGGGGCCGACTCCCTCAACATCGCCACCGCCGCGGCCATCGCCCTCTCGCGCCTGGTCAACCCGCAATAG